A region of Geobacillus sp. 46C-IIa DNA encodes the following proteins:
- a CDS encoding cytosolic protein codes for MAERETYADFSVVEKQRNFLTAEEFPEGPYGSPRRDDAPVENKSTPWKEGQRPYSAFNYEFKSFHQNIPRRDPASHPPHDDPRKSEQFPYNEVE; via the coding sequence ATGGCGGAACGGGAAACGTATGCCGACTTTTCCGTCGTCGAGAAACAGCGCAATTTTTTAACAGCCGAAGAATTTCCGGAAGGGCCGTACGGATCGCCGCGCCGCGACGACGCCCCGGTCGAAAATAAAAGCACGCCTTGGAAAGAAGGACAGCGCCCTTACAGCGCCTTTAACTATGAGTTTAAGTCGTTCCACCAAAACATTCCAAGGCGCGACCCGGCGTCCCACCCGCCGCATGATGATCCGCGCAAAAGCGAACAGTTTCCGTACAATGAAGTCGAATGA
- the yutH gene encoding spore coat putative kinase YutH, which yields METWVHEQYGVRAERLERRGRHTVVWRQQERFLLVAADGRSEAEMEERQQMSRYLRAKGVTGVGELVKTKAGTYLAVYEGQPMVLVRAPLPAVRFRSLGRELAVMHEYGRSCPLPIVACRRIGQWRELWAKRIDQMEAFWTNMVANGPASPFDRLLIESFPYYLGLAENAVQYVADTELDEEPLRVDYAAFCHERLPQAGWIEGAEAKLPIDWVYDHCARDLAEWVRHLYRQRGLGCQRAVRQFFQDYGHVSPLSPFAWRLIYARLLFPLSYFECVEAYYTAADGNERARREKELRHLLDGSHEHERFLASFAEIAGIAERVRLPAVEWLPSV from the coding sequence ATGGAAACATGGGTGCATGAACAGTACGGGGTGCGCGCCGAACGGTTGGAGCGAAGAGGGAGGCACACAGTGGTTTGGCGGCAGCAGGAGCGTTTTCTCCTCGTTGCGGCCGACGGACGGAGCGAAGCGGAGATGGAAGAGCGCCAGCAAATGAGCCGCTATTTGCGGGCAAAAGGGGTGACCGGCGTCGGGGAGCTGGTGAAAACAAAGGCTGGAACGTATCTCGCCGTCTATGAGGGACAGCCGATGGTGCTTGTTCGCGCGCCGCTTCCGGCAGTCCGCTTTCGTTCGCTCGGCCGCGAGCTGGCGGTGATGCATGAATATGGGCGCTCTTGTCCGCTGCCGATTGTCGCTTGCCGGCGCATCGGCCAATGGCGGGAACTATGGGCGAAGCGGATCGACCAAATGGAGGCGTTTTGGACGAACATGGTGGCAAACGGTCCGGCGTCGCCGTTTGACCGGCTGTTGATCGAGTCGTTCCCGTATTATTTAGGTTTGGCGGAAAACGCGGTGCAATATGTGGCCGATACGGAGCTCGATGAGGAACCGCTCCGCGTTGATTATGCAGCGTTTTGCCACGAGCGGCTGCCGCAAGCCGGCTGGATCGAGGGGGCGGAGGCGAAGCTGCCGATCGATTGGGTGTACGACCATTGCGCCCGCGATTTGGCGGAATGGGTGCGCCATCTGTACCGGCAGCGCGGGTTAGGATGCCAGCGGGCGGTGCGCCAGTTTTTCCAAGACTACGGGCACGTATCGCCGCTGTCGCCGTTTGCCTGGCGGCTCATTTACGCCCGGTTGTTGTTTCCGCTTTCGTATTTTGAGTGCGTCGAGGCGTATTATACCGCCGCCGACGGGAATGAGCGGGCGCGGCGGGAGAAGGAATTGCGGCATTTGCTTGATGGGTCGCACGAGCATGAACGGTTTTTGGCTTCGTTCGCCGAAATTGCCGGCATCGCGGAACGCGTGCGACTGCCGGCGGTGGAGTGGCTGCCGTCCGTGTGA
- the thrB gene encoding homoserine kinase, whose translation MKEDEMLKIVVPGSTANLGPGFDSVGLAVSRYLTLDVRLAEAWSFTPKTAEVSGIPRGTDNLVYEVASKTANVHGRRLPSCAVEVYSDIPFTRGLGSSAAAVVAGIELADALLELGLSREQKMELATRYEGHPDNVGASLYGGLVIGCYREEGVDVVHLPELDVELVAIIPEYELETKKARGHLPEQWTRQQAVEASAISNVLVAALLTKNWKLAGRMMAADLFHQPHRKPLVPELGRAEALALEYGAVGAALSGAGPTVLVFAEPGKGERLKRQLRPHFPACEVTTLAVEPHGSRVYKLALEA comes from the coding sequence ATGAAAGAAGACGAGATGTTGAAGATTGTCGTTCCGGGAAGTACGGCGAACTTAGGGCCCGGCTTCGACTCGGTGGGGCTCGCCGTCTCCCGCTACTTAACGCTTGACGTCCGCCTGGCGGAGGCATGGTCGTTTACGCCAAAGACGGCGGAGGTGAGCGGCATTCCGCGCGGAACGGACAATTTAGTATACGAGGTAGCCAGCAAGACGGCGAACGTGCACGGCCGCCGGCTGCCGAGCTGCGCGGTGGAGGTGTACAGCGATATTCCGTTTACGCGGGGGCTCGGGAGCAGCGCGGCGGCGGTCGTCGCCGGCATCGAGCTTGCCGATGCGCTGCTTGAATTAGGATTGTCGCGCGAACAAAAGATGGAACTGGCCACCCGCTATGAAGGCCATCCGGACAATGTCGGCGCCTCGCTTTACGGCGGGCTGGTCATCGGCTGCTACCGCGAAGAGGGCGTGGATGTCGTCCATCTTCCGGAGTTGGACGTGGAGCTTGTCGCCATTATCCCCGAGTATGAATTGGAAACGAAAAAAGCGCGCGGGCACCTGCCTGAACAATGGACGAGGCAGCAGGCCGTCGAGGCGAGCGCCATCAGCAACGTCCTTGTCGCGGCGCTGCTGACGAAAAATTGGAAGCTCGCCGGGCGCATGATGGCGGCCGATTTGTTTCATCAGCCGCACCGGAAACCGCTCGTTCCGGAATTGGGGCGGGCGGAGGCGCTCGCTCTTGAATACGGGGCGGTCGGCGCGGCGTTAAGCGGGGCGGGGCCGACGGTGCTCGTGTTTGCTGAGCCGGGGAAAGGCGAACGGCTCAAACGGCAGCTGCGCCCGCACTTCCCGGCTTGCGAAGTCACAACGCTCGCTGTCGAGCCGCACGGCAGCCGCGTTTACAAGCTGGCGCTGGAGGCATAA
- a CDS encoding homoserine dehydrogenase translates to MEKPIFVGLLGLGTVGSGVVKIIENHQEKLMHQVGCPVKVKKILVRDVHKPRDVAVDPALLTTSAADVIDDPDVDVIIEVMGGIEETKELLLRALRQGKHVVTANKDLMAVYGSELLRVAAEHHCDLFYEASVAGGIPILRSLVDGLASDRITKLMGIVNGTTNYILTKMSQNGASYEAVLAEAQALGFAEADPTSDVEGLDAARKMAILARLGFSMDIDLDDVQVKGITHVTEEDLTYGKRLGYTMKLIGIAQRDGNKVEVSVQPTFLPDSHPLASVHNEYNAVYVYGEAVGETMFYGPGAGSLPTATAVVSDLVAVMKNMRLGVNGHYAVAPQYEKQLKAPAEIFSKYFLRIHVKDQVGAFAKITTLFSKRGVSFEKILQLPLKEDGLAEIVIVTHNASQQDYEEILQQLGDLEIVERVQSSYRVEGEKR, encoded by the coding sequence ATGGAAAAGCCAATTTTTGTTGGATTGTTAGGATTAGGAACGGTCGGGAGCGGTGTGGTCAAAATTATTGAAAACCACCAAGAAAAATTGATGCACCAAGTCGGTTGTCCAGTGAAGGTGAAAAAAATCCTCGTCCGCGATGTGCATAAACCCCGTGATGTCGCCGTCGATCCGGCGCTGCTGACGACAAGCGCCGCCGATGTGATCGACGATCCGGACGTTGACGTCATTATTGAAGTGATGGGCGGCATCGAGGAGACGAAAGAATTGTTGCTGCGGGCGCTGCGCCAAGGAAAACATGTGGTGACAGCGAACAAAGATTTAATGGCGGTGTACGGTTCTGAATTGCTCCGGGTGGCGGCCGAACACCATTGCGATTTGTTTTACGAAGCGAGCGTCGCCGGCGGCATTCCGATTTTGCGCAGCTTAGTGGACGGGCTGGCGTCGGATCGGATCACCAAGCTGATGGGGATTGTCAACGGAACGACCAACTACATCTTAACGAAAATGTCGCAAAACGGTGCTTCGTACGAAGCGGTTCTCGCTGAAGCGCAAGCGCTCGGGTTCGCCGAAGCTGATCCGACGTCGGACGTTGAAGGGCTTGATGCGGCGCGGAAAATGGCGATTTTGGCCCGCTTAGGCTTTTCGATGGACATCGACTTGGACGATGTGCAAGTCAAAGGCATTACGCATGTGACGGAAGAAGATTTAACGTACGGGAAGCGGCTCGGTTATACGATGAAGCTCATCGGCATCGCCCAGCGCGATGGCAACAAGGTGGAAGTGAGCGTCCAGCCGACGTTCCTTCCGGATTCGCATCCACTCGCGTCCGTTCATAACGAATACAACGCTGTCTATGTGTACGGCGAGGCGGTCGGGGAAACGATGTTTTACGGACCGGGGGCCGGCAGTTTGCCGACGGCGACGGCGGTCGTCTCCGACTTGGTCGCGGTGATGAAAAATATGCGCCTTGGCGTCAACGGCCACTACGCCGTCGCGCCGCAATATGAAAAACAATTGAAGGCGCCGGCGGAAATTTTCTCGAAATACTTTTTGCGCATTCATGTGAAAGACCAAGTGGGGGCGTTTGCCAAAATTACGACGCTGTTTTCCAAGCGCGGGGTGAGTTTCGAGAAGATTTTACAGCTGCCGTTAAAAGAAGACGGCTTGGCGGAAATCGTCATCGTGACGCACAACGCGTCGCAGCAAGACTATGAAGAGATTTTGCAGCAGCTTGGCGATTTGGAAATCGTCGAGCGGGTGCAAAGCTCGTATCGGGTGGAAGGAGAGAAACGGTGA
- a CDS encoding YhcN/YlaJ family sporulation lipoprotein: MRRPWLAVMFGTAVALAGCAQTAQDENTDVYKRSGNTINVTDRNELYNENGVPNGDDTPLNNFGYVRHQKSPTLGDANGYNDMPSFNREQAADLISKLCTQLPNVNDVATLVTDEEVLVVYDADTNNREQTADQVKKTALSVVPRYYHVYVADNPQLMRDIERFGRLDSNSRGIDRIMDATIQQMLKYPQGKKLSGGENENGEMINETNDELDRDFRDGTPRPTPEGR; the protein is encoded by the coding sequence ATGAGACGACCATGGTTGGCCGTTATGTTCGGAACGGCCGTCGCCCTAGCCGGCTGCGCGCAGACGGCCCAGGACGAAAACACCGACGTCTACAAGCGGAGCGGCAATACGATCAATGTCACCGACCGCAATGAGCTATATAACGAAAACGGGGTGCCAAACGGCGATGACACACCGCTAAACAACTTTGGCTACGTCCGTCACCAAAAGAGCCCAACCCTCGGCGATGCGAACGGTTATAATGACATGCCGTCATTCAACCGCGAGCAGGCGGCCGATTTAATCAGCAAGTTGTGCACCCAGCTGCCGAACGTCAATGACGTCGCTACGCTGGTCACAGACGAGGAAGTGCTTGTCGTCTATGATGCCGACACAAACAACCGGGAGCAAACAGCCGATCAAGTGAAAAAGACGGCGCTTTCGGTCGTTCCTCGTTACTACCATGTGTATGTCGCCGACAACCCACAGCTGATGAGAGATATTGAGCGCTTCGGCCGACTCGACTCAAACAGCCGCGGCATCGATCGAATCATGGATGCGACCATCCAGCAAATGCTGAAATATCCGCAAGGGAAAAAGCTCAGCGGCGGGGAAAATGAAAACGGCGAAATGATCAATGAAACGAACGATGAGCTCGACCGCGACTTCCGCGACGGCACACCGCGGCCGACACCGGAGGGGCGCTAG
- a CDS encoding NifU family protein produces the protein MEMTDQEIKEQVQEVLDKLRPFLLRDGGDCELVDVEDGVVKLRLLGACGSCPSSTITLKAGIERALFEEVPGVVEVEQVF, from the coding sequence ATGGAAATGACGGATCAAGAAATTAAAGAACAAGTGCAAGAAGTTTTAGATAAACTCCGCCCGTTCCTGCTTCGCGACGGCGGCGACTGCGAACTTGTCGATGTGGAAGACGGCGTCGTGAAACTCCGCCTTCTTGGCGCATGCGGCAGCTGCCCGAGCTCGACGATCACGTTAAAAGCCGGGATCGAACGCGCCTTGTTTGAGGAAGTGCCGGGCGTCGTCGAAGTCGAGCAAGTGTTTTAA
- a CDS encoding YutD family protein, giving the protein MICINNHCYELVENVKNAFNEEAFRARYADILGKYDYIVGDWGYNQLRLRGFFDDHNQKATYDTKISTLSEYLYEYCNFGCAYFVLRKVKR; this is encoded by the coding sequence GTGATCTGCATCAACAACCATTGTTACGAACTGGTCGAAAACGTCAAAAACGCCTTTAACGAGGAAGCGTTTCGCGCCCGCTATGCGGATATTTTAGGGAAGTATGACTACATTGTCGGCGACTGGGGATACAATCAGCTTCGCCTGCGCGGCTTTTTCGATGACCATAACCAAAAGGCGACATACGATACGAAAATTAGCACGCTGTCGGAGTATTTGTATGAATATTGCAACTTTGGGTGCGCCTATTTTGTGTTGCGCAAAGTGAAGCGGTAA
- a CDS encoding DUF3055 domain-containing protein, whose product MGERFYLYDDTIQAAVRFVSFVGERQRFDLALIETDRFYGKSIVLDLQSNRFAILGRDDLEEPGYLERAYQLDEQDADDLRAFLDECLS is encoded by the coding sequence ATGGGCGAACGGTTTTATTTGTACGATGACACCATCCAAGCGGCGGTTCGCTTCGTCAGCTTTGTCGGCGAACGGCAGCGGTTCGATTTGGCGCTCATCGAAACGGATCGTTTTTACGGCAAATCCATCGTGCTTGACTTGCAAAGCAACCGCTTTGCCATTCTCGGCCGCGACGATTTAGAGGAGCCCGGCTATTTAGAGCGCGCCTACCAGCTTGATGAACAAGACGCCGACGATTTGCGCGCCTTTTTGGACGAATGTCTTTCATAA
- a CDS encoding YuzD family protein → MAFKPVEICVYGAEIVCPSCVQLPSSKETYEWLEAALRRKYPDQPFRMAYVDIFHPPADDEAKRSLAKTIVEEDWVYPVVVVEGTVVAEGNPRLKAIYAEMEKYGYRSS, encoded by the coding sequence ATGGCGTTCAAACCGGTTGAAATTTGTGTGTATGGAGCGGAGATCGTTTGCCCGTCGTGCGTGCAGCTGCCGTCGTCAAAAGAGACGTACGAATGGCTCGAGGCTGCGCTGCGCCGCAAATATCCAGATCAGCCGTTCCGCATGGCGTACGTCGATATTTTCCATCCGCCGGCGGATGACGAAGCAAAACGGTCGCTGGCGAAAACGATCGTCGAGGAGGACTGGGTGTACCCGGTCGTCGTTGTGGAAGGAACAGTTGTCGCGGAAGGGAATCCGCGGCTGAAAGCCATTTATGCCGAAATGGAGAAATACGGCTACCGTTCGTCATAG
- a CDS encoding phosphatidylglycerophosphatase A → MSEFIMNNLEQTARRWLEERGVTVEKIAELVYYLQSKYHPDLTMDECTENVNRVISKREVQNAILTGIQLDKLAEAGQLDEPLQSVIRRDEGLYGVDEILALSIVNVYGSIGFTNYGYIDKQKPGILQYLNDKSTGKCNTFLDDIVGAIAAAASSRLAHRAANAE, encoded by the coding sequence ATGAGCGAATTCATTATGAACAATTTGGAACAAACCGCCCGGCGTTGGCTCGAGGAGCGGGGAGTGACAGTGGAGAAAATCGCTGAACTCGTCTATTACTTACAATCGAAATACCATCCGGATTTAACGATGGACGAATGCACGGAAAACGTCAACCGCGTCATTTCGAAACGCGAAGTGCAAAACGCGATTTTAACCGGCATTCAGCTCGATAAACTCGCCGAGGCCGGCCAGCTCGATGAGCCGCTGCAATCGGTCATCCGCCGCGATGAAGGGCTGTATGGCGTCGATGAAATTTTAGCCCTTTCGATCGTCAACGTCTACGGGTCGATCGGGTTTACGAACTACGGATACATCGACAAACAAAAGCCGGGCATCCTGCAATACTTAAACGACAAATCAACCGGCAAATGCAACACGTTTTTGGACGATATCGTCGGCGCCATTGCCGCGGCGGCGTCAAGCCGCTTGGCGCACCGGGCCGCCAACGCGGAATAA
- the thrC gene encoding threonine synthase: protein MAWKGLLDAYGDFLPLTEATPRLSLCEGNTPLIPLPRLSEELGITLYVKVEGANPTGSFKDRGMVMAVAKAKEEGSHTIICASTGNTSASAAAYAARAGLRCLVVIPNGKIALGKLAQAAMYGADIFAIDGNFDEALSMVRRLSETAPITLVNSVNPYRIEGQKTAAFEVCDQLGRAPDVLAIPVGNAGNITAYWKGFKEYHEAKGTGLPQMRGFEAEGAAAIVRNQVIEQPETIATAIRIGNPASWKKAVEAANESRGKIDEVSDAEILAAYQRLARTEGVFAEPASCAAIAGVIKQRERNEIERGSLVVAVLTGNGLKDPAIALETAAMEPVVLPNDEQVVLEHLQGVVRT from the coding sequence ATGGCATGGAAAGGGCTGCTTGACGCTTACGGTGACTTTTTGCCGCTGACAGAAGCAACGCCAAGACTATCGCTTTGCGAAGGGAATACGCCGCTTATCCCGCTGCCGCGCCTGTCGGAAGAGCTCGGCATTACGCTGTACGTCAAGGTGGAAGGAGCGAACCCGACGGGGTCGTTTAAAGACCGCGGCATGGTGATGGCGGTGGCGAAGGCGAAAGAGGAAGGAAGCCATACGATCATTTGCGCGTCGACCGGCAATACGTCTGCTTCGGCGGCCGCGTATGCGGCGCGCGCCGGGTTGCGCTGCCTTGTCGTCATCCCGAACGGAAAAATCGCTCTTGGCAAATTGGCGCAAGCCGCCATGTACGGGGCGGACATTTTTGCGATTGACGGCAACTTTGACGAAGCGCTCAGCATGGTGCGCCGGCTGAGCGAAACGGCGCCGATTACGCTTGTAAACTCGGTCAACCCGTACCGGATCGAAGGGCAAAAAACGGCGGCGTTTGAAGTGTGCGACCAGCTTGGGCGCGCGCCGGACGTGCTTGCCATTCCGGTCGGCAACGCAGGCAACATTACCGCTTATTGGAAAGGGTTTAAGGAGTATCACGAAGCAAAAGGAACGGGGCTGCCGCAAATGCGCGGCTTTGAAGCGGAAGGGGCGGCGGCGATCGTCCGCAATCAAGTGATTGAGCAGCCGGAAACGATTGCGACAGCGATCCGCATCGGCAACCCGGCCAGCTGGAAAAAAGCGGTCGAGGCGGCGAACGAATCGCGCGGGAAAATCGATGAAGTGAGCGATGCGGAAATTTTAGCGGCTTACCAACGGCTCGCCCGGACGGAAGGCGTTTTTGCCGAGCCGGCGTCATGCGCCGCCATTGCCGGAGTGATCAAACAGCGCGAACGGAATGAAATCGAGCGAGGCAGCCTCGTTGTCGCCGTTCTCACCGGCAACGGCTTGAAAGATCCGGCCATTGCCTTGGAGACCGCCGCGATGGAACCGGTCGTTTTGCCGAACGATGAACAAGTGGTGCTTGAGCATTTGCAAGGGGTTGTCCGTACATGA
- a CDS encoding TIGR01457 family HAD-type hydrolase encodes MKRYSGYLIDLDGTMYRGTECIAEAREFVNELHRRGIPYLFVTNNSSRTPAQVAEKLRSFGVPAEAKHVFTTSQATANYIFEQKPDASVYVIGEEGIRTALADKGFRFAGEDADVVVIGIDRQITYEKLAVACLAVRNGATFISTNGDIALPTERGLLPGNGAITSVVAVSTQVKPTFIGKPEKIIMEQALKVLGVPKADVLMIGDYYETDILAGINAGIDTLLVHTGVTTKEMLARYERQPTYTADSLLEWMERL; translated from the coding sequence TTGAAACGATATAGCGGCTATTTGATCGATTTAGACGGGACGATGTACCGCGGTACGGAGTGCATCGCCGAAGCGCGCGAATTTGTCAATGAACTGCACCGCCGCGGGATTCCGTATTTGTTTGTCACCAACAACTCGTCGCGCACGCCGGCGCAAGTGGCGGAAAAATTGCGGTCATTTGGCGTGCCGGCGGAAGCGAAGCACGTCTTTACGACAAGCCAGGCGACGGCGAACTACATTTTTGAACAAAAGCCGGACGCGTCCGTTTATGTCATCGGTGAAGAAGGGATCCGCACGGCTTTGGCGGACAAAGGATTTCGTTTTGCCGGCGAGGACGCGGACGTCGTCGTCATCGGCATCGACCGGCAAATTACATACGAGAAGCTCGCTGTCGCTTGCCTTGCTGTCCGCAATGGCGCGACGTTCATTTCAACAAACGGGGACATCGCTTTGCCGACGGAGCGCGGGCTATTGCCAGGCAACGGGGCCATTACGTCGGTCGTCGCCGTTTCTACGCAAGTGAAGCCGACGTTTATCGGCAAGCCGGAAAAAATCATTATGGAGCAGGCGCTCAAAGTGCTCGGCGTTCCGAAAGCGGACGTGCTCATGATCGGCGACTATTACGAAACCGACATTTTAGCGGGCATAAACGCCGGCATCGATACGCTTTTAGTCCATACAGGCGTCACGACGAAAGAGATGCTCGCCCGCTACGAGCGGCAGCCGACGTATACGGCCGACTCGCTGTTAGAATGGATGGAGCGCCTGTAA
- a CDS encoding D-glycerate dehydrogenase gives MTKPYVFITRKLPEDVVAPLSAIAEVEMWPHEDVAVPRDVLAEKARRAAAILPMVSDPIDEDVLSASLALKVVANMGVGYDNIDVPAAARRGIVVCNTPDVLTDTTADLTFALLLAAARRLVEAAEFLKEGKWKSWSPFLLAGADVHHKTIGIVGMGNIGQAVAKRAKGFDMNVLYYNRSRRPEAEERLGAIYRPFFDLLAESDFVVCLTPLTSETRHLFNREAFRHMKPSAIFINAARGAVVDEQALYEALVHGEIAAAGLDVFEKEPVDPAHPLVSLPNVVALPHIGSATHETRRAMMTLARDNIIAVLEGRPPLTPVNRPS, from the coding sequence ATGACCAAACCGTACGTCTTTATTACGCGAAAACTGCCAGAGGACGTCGTTGCGCCGCTTTCGGCCATCGCTGAAGTCGAGATGTGGCCGCATGAGGACGTGGCCGTGCCGCGCGATGTGCTCGCAGAAAAAGCGAGACGGGCGGCCGCCATTTTGCCGATGGTATCCGACCCAATCGATGAAGATGTGTTGTCCGCTTCTCTGGCGCTCAAAGTCGTCGCCAATATGGGGGTTGGCTATGACAATATTGACGTGCCGGCGGCCGCTCGGCGCGGCATTGTCGTTTGCAATACGCCCGATGTGTTGACCGATACGACGGCCGATTTGACGTTTGCGCTGCTATTGGCCGCCGCCCGGCGGTTGGTGGAAGCGGCCGAGTTTTTGAAAGAAGGAAAATGGAAAAGCTGGAGTCCGTTTTTGCTTGCTGGCGCCGATGTCCACCATAAAACGATTGGCATCGTCGGCATGGGAAACATCGGCCAAGCGGTGGCCAAGCGGGCGAAAGGGTTTGACATGAACGTGCTGTATTACAACCGCTCCCGCCGCCCGGAGGCGGAAGAGCGGCTTGGCGCCATCTACCGTCCATTTTTCGATTTGTTGGCGGAAAGCGATTTTGTCGTCTGCTTGACGCCGCTCACCTCGGAGACGCGCCATTTGTTTAACCGCGAGGCGTTTCGGCACATGAAGCCGTCCGCTATATTCATCAACGCGGCGCGCGGTGCGGTCGTCGATGAACAGGCGCTGTATGAGGCGCTCGTTCATGGGGAGATCGCGGCAGCCGGGCTCGATGTATTTGAAAAAGAACCGGTTGATCCCGCTCATCCACTCGTTTCGCTTCCGAACGTCGTCGCCTTGCCCCATATTGGCAGCGCGACACACGAAACGCGCCGTGCCATGATGACGCTCGCGCGCGACAACATCATCGCCGTGCTCGAAGGGCGGCCGCCATTGACGCCGGTGAATCGGCCGTCATAA
- the lipA gene encoding lipoyl synthase, whose translation MATKEEHVRKPDWLKIKLNTNEHYTGLKKLMRENRLHTVCEEAKCPNIHECWAVRRTATFMILGSVCTRACRFCAVKTGLPTELDWQEPERVAESVRIMNLKHVVVTAVARDDLKDGGAAVFAETVRAIRRKNPFTTIEVLPSDMGGVYENLKTLMDARPDILNHNIETVRRLTPRVRTRATYERSLEFLRRAKELQPDIPTKSSIMVGLGETKEEIIEAMDDLRANHVDILTIGQYLQPTKKHLKVVKYYHPNEFQELKEIALSKGFSHCEAGPLVRSSYHADEQVSEAAKARQLKA comes from the coding sequence ATGGCGACGAAGGAAGAACATGTTCGCAAGCCAGATTGGTTAAAAATTAAGCTGAATACGAACGAACATTACACCGGTTTGAAGAAGCTGATGCGGGAAAACCGTTTACATACTGTTTGTGAGGAAGCGAAATGCCCGAACATTCATGAATGCTGGGCGGTGCGGCGGACGGCGACGTTTATGATTTTAGGCAGCGTCTGCACGCGCGCCTGCCGCTTTTGCGCCGTCAAGACGGGGCTGCCGACCGAGCTTGACTGGCAAGAACCGGAACGCGTCGCCGAATCGGTGCGCATCATGAACTTAAAACACGTCGTCGTCACCGCGGTGGCCCGCGATGATTTAAAAGATGGAGGGGCGGCCGTGTTTGCCGAAACGGTGCGCGCCATCCGCCGGAAAAACCCATTTACGACCATTGAGGTGCTGCCGTCTGATATGGGCGGGGTGTACGAAAACTTAAAAACGCTGATGGATGCCCGCCCCGATATTTTAAACCATAACATTGAAACGGTGCGCCGCCTGACGCCGCGGGTGCGCACCCGCGCGACGTACGAACGTTCGCTTGAATTTTTGCGGCGCGCGAAAGAACTGCAGCCGGATATTCCGACGAAATCAAGCATCATGGTCGGTCTTGGAGAAACGAAAGAGGAAATTATCGAGGCGATGGACGATTTGCGTGCCAACCACGTTGATATTTTGACGATCGGCCAATATTTGCAGCCGACGAAAAAACATTTGAAAGTCGTGAAATATTACCATCCGAACGAATTTCAAGAGCTGAAAGAGATCGCGCTGAGCAAAGGATTCAGCCATTGCGAGGCAGGTCCGCTCGTCCGTTCGTCGTATCATGCCGATGAGCAAGTGAGCGAGGCGGCGAAAGCGCGGCAGTTGAAAGCATAA
- a CDS encoding DUF86 domain-containing protein has product MYFVDRKKMEERLRCMEQMLAYYKSKDNWDEPLQRLALERIAHVVIEAVLDVGNAMIDGFIMRDPGSYDDIIDILADEQVITPADAEQLKAFIAHRKMLVHEYTSVDHAKLRASLNAHLPALDTYPKAVRDYLENELGPVSAFRS; this is encoded by the coding sequence ATGTATTTTGTTGACCGAAAAAAAATGGAAGAACGACTTCGCTGCATGGAACAAATGTTGGCTTATTACAAAAGCAAGGACAACTGGGATGAGCCGCTTCAACGGTTGGCGCTTGAACGGATCGCCCATGTCGTCATCGAAGCGGTTTTGGACGTCGGCAACGCGATGATCGACGGCTTCATTATGCGTGACCCGGGCAGCTATGACGATATTATTGACATTTTAGCCGATGAGCAAGTCATTACGCCGGCGGACGCCGAACAGCTGAAAGCGTTCATCGCCCACCGGAAAATGCTCGTTCATGAGTATACAAGCGTCGACCATGCGAAACTGCGCGCCAGCCTGAACGCACATTTGCCGGCGCTGGACACGTATCCGAAGGCGGTGCGCGATTATCTTGAAAATGAACTCGGTCCGGTGTCGGCGTTTCGCAGTTGA